CCCGGTGGATTCACCATCCACATAACTGCTGGAGACGAAGCGATGATCAGCGCCAAAACAAACCCGGGCCCTTCCAGGCGTCGAGTGTCCCGATTGACGGGAGCAGCCCTCCTCCGCGAGCCGCGCTGGAACAAAGACCTCGCCTTCACTCCCGAAGAACGACAGCGCCTCCGCCTCCGCGGCCTCCTCCCCACCAGCATGAGAACCATCGACGAGCAGGTCGCGCTCGAATTGGAGCATCTCCGCTCCAAGCGCGACAATCTGGAAAAATTCGTCGGCCTCATCGCACTGCTCGATCGCAACGAAGTCCTCTTCTACCGGCTGCTCATCGAGCATCTCTACGAACTCATGCCGATCGTCTATACCCCGGTCGTCGGACAGGCCTGCCAGAACTACAGCCACATCTTCCGGCGCCCCCGCGGCTTCTGGCTCACCCCCGAAGACATACATCACATTCCCGAAGTCCTGCGAAACGCCGAGAACGCTGAAGACGTGCGACTCGCCGTCGTCACCGACAACGAGCGCATCCTCGGACTCGGAGATCAAGGCGCCGGCGGCATGGGCATTCCCGTCGGTAAGATCACGCTCTACTGCGCCGGCGCAGGCGTCGATCCCGCGCGCTGTCTCCCCATCAGCCTCGACGTCGGAACCAACAACGCCGATCTAATCGGTGATCCGCACTACATGGGCTACCGACACCGACGCCTCACCGGCTCGGCATACGACGAATTCATCGAGGCCTTTGTCGAGGGATTCTCCGAGGTCTTCCCGCGCGCCGTCCTCCAGTGGGAGGACTTTCACAAGAACAATGCATTCAGACTGCTCGATCGTTATCGCCGACGCATCACCAGCTTCAACGACGACATCCAGGGAACCGCCGCCGTCATACTCGCCGCCATTCGAGGCGCCCTGCGCATCACCGGCGAACCTCTGGAAAAACAACGCATCGTCATCGCCGGCGCCGGAGAGTCCGGCATCGGCTTCGGACGCCTGTGCCGATCCGCATTGCGCGCCGCCCGCGCCCCCGAGGACGCCATCGCCGGCTCGATGGTCTTTCTCGACCACGAGGGCCTGCTCTTCGAGGGCCGTACCATTCACGATCCTCCCAAGCGTGAATTCGCCCTCGGACAAAAGCACTGCGCGCAATTTGGATTCACCGGCAATGGGCCCTTCAACTTGCTCGATGTCGTCCAGAAGGTGCGCCCCACCATTCTCATCGGAACCACCGCGCAACCCGGTCTGTTCACCGAGCAGATAGTTCGCACCATGGCAGAAAATGTGGATCGGCCCATCATCCTGGCCCTGAGCAACCCCAACAGCAAATCGGAATGCACCCCGGCAGAGGCCATTGGCTGGACCGACGGCCGCGCCCTCATTGCGACCGGCAGCCCGTTCGACCCCGTCGAACACAACGGTCAAACCCACGAAATCGCCCAGGCGAACAACGCCTTCGTGTTCCCGGGTATCGGTCTGGGATGCATCCTGGCCGACGCAAGAACCGTCAGCGATGAATTGTTTCTCGCCGCCTCAGATGCTCTCGCCGATTGCATCAGCGAAGACCGATTGCAGCGCAGCGCCATCCTCCCGCCGGTCTCCGACCTCCGCGCCGTCAGCGCCCGCGTCGCGGCAGCCGTCATCCGTGCCGCCCGCGACCACCAGCAGGGCCGCATCATTCCCGACGACGATGTGGAGCGCTTCGTCGCCTCGGCAACCTGGTCACCCGAGTACGCGGAGTACGAGTAGCCCACGACTCGCTCGCAATCGGCCGCCGCCTAGAGCATCGCATCCACAAAGAGTCCCATGTCGACCTCGTCCACCGTGTCGTTCTGGTCCATGTCGGCGCACGCACACTGCGGGCCCGGCGAGATCATGCACTCGATGAATCCCTGAACATCCATGCCCGACGGTGCGCCGTCTTCGTTCATATCGCCCAGCGCGAACGGACAAACCGACGGCGCCACCGACGCCCCCGCCGATGCATACACCTGATTCTGAACCGCAAACAGCGGCGCCAGCGCCTGGCTCTGGTACTGCACCCGCAAAGTGCCCGCCCCGATCGGCGCAACCGACACCATCCCCGGATTGATCGGCAACGGAACCGAATTACCCCCGCCGTCAACCGCGCTGGGGGCGACCTCCATGAACAGGTCGAATTCTACGAATCCGCCGTCCAGGCTGACCGGCACATGAACGTTAAACGCCGGCACATTCGCCGCGAGCGGGTCGAAGTCCAACTGCGGCGGACCGGCGATGTTCAGCAGCGGCAGATTCGTGCTGAGCTGAATGTCCATCTGCACCGTGATCGGATTTCCAGGGTTGTAAATCGGCCCCTGGAAATTCTGCCGGCCCCGCAGCGCGCTCATCCCGCCCACATCCGGCTCGCTGGCCAGAAACACATTGTCCGTGACGACCGTGATCGGCTGAACCGAGTTGAGCGACAGCGAGACGATCTGGATGTCCACGTGAAACTCACTGACGCCCGGCAGATCGCCGCGAATCACCGGTGCCATCGGCGTGAAATCAAAAAAGTCAAACGCGCTGAACATCGGCAGGTCCGTGATGAACAGCCCCGGGTCGTTGCGAATCAACTGCGCCGGCAGGCCGCCGCGCCGCGCCAGCACGATCTCGTCAAACTGCGGATCGGCCGCAAAATTAAAATTGTCCGTCACATGCGCATGGTCTGCCACCGCATCGGCAATCGCATCGACCACCTGCTCCGCCGTCATCCCCGGCGCCGTCGGCACCGGCAACAATTGACCGTCGATCAAGACGTCCACCGAGCCACCCTGCGTCGTACCCTGAATCAAGAACGGCGATCCCGGACAGCACGGCCGCAAACTCACCTCCGCGACATTCACGAAGCACTGATCGCAAACCGCCCCCGCGATCTCCAGCGCACAACAACTGATCATCGCCGGGTCGCAGTACTCGCCCGGTACCATGTCCCACTCGATGTCTCCTTCATCCCCCGCCTCGCCCGCTGCCGCCAGCGAGATCGAACCCCCGCCCCCTGCCGCGCGCGGCTCGCTGAAGCTGTCAGGAATGCCCACCATCGAGCCGTCGCTCTTCTCCGGGAACGAACCGGGATCAATCGGCATGGAAAACGTGTACGGCAAAACAACCGGGGCCGGCGTCAGATTCTTCACCGTCCACCGCGCCGTGAAGTTTGAGCCGTCCACCACCGTGAAATTCGTCTGCGCAATGGTGACCTGGACCCCGTTCTTAACGATCACCTTGAACCGTTGATAATCCCCGGGAATCTCCTCGCCGTTCCCGCAATCGGTAATCACGACATCGAAAAACGCGCACGTACCATCCGGCACGCCCGGCGCGACGATCACCGTCAGCGGAACAGTCGTCGTGGTGCCATTGGGCACGCTGACCGCGCCCGACGGAAACGGCAGCGAAAATCCCGGCGGATTCGCCGGATCAGGCAGAATCTCATAGTAGAAACAGTCCGTCGGATTCCCGCCGTTGAAGATGAAGATCTTCCCGCCGATCGGTCCACCGGGCGGACCCGCGCCCATCATCCCGCCGCCGCGACCGCGACCGCCGTTGCCGGTCGAGTCCGTCATCGCATCCTCGGCGCACTCATCATCCGACGGCGAGTCCGGCGGAAGCGGCGTCAACGGATACTTGCTGCGAAACTGTCGAATCGCCCGACACGCCGCCGCCAGATCACCGCGCGCCAGCGCCTTGCGAATCTTCCGCGCCTTCGATTCCACGTTGCAGGCCGTCACTACCGGACTTGATAAAGTCGAAATCAGTAAAGCCGCACAACACGCCAAAGCCGCGATTCCAACCGGTAATTTGCTTATTTTTCCCATAATACTCCCTCGCACGAAGTAAAAGCGACACAAGCGGCGTGGATAGGGTGCCCCCGACGGCACCCCACCCTCGCGCGATTCTCCGCCCGAGACTTGCGATCCTCATCAGTAATGGCAAGAATCAAGTGAGTAGGGTGCAGGCAATTCTCCCATTATTTTTCCATCTGGGGGCGGCTCCATGACTCCCGAGCAAGGGCGCGACGACCTGACCAAGCTGCTCGCCGCCTCCGGCAAGGGCGATGCGGACGCCGCTGCGCAGCTTTTCCCCCTCGTCTATGAGGAGCTCCACCGCCTCGCCTCCGGCTACATGCGACAGGAACGGCCCGACCACACCCTCCAGCCCACCGCCCTCGTCCACGAGGCATTCCTGCGACTATTTGGAACAGACGCCGACTCCGGCCAATTCGAGAATCGCGGACACTTCATGGCCACCGCCGCCCTCGCCATGCGCCACATCCTGGTTAACCACGCCAGGGCCGCGAAGACCCAGAAGCGCGGAGGCGGACGCCCGCTGCAAATCCTCGAAGACGCCGTCGCCGCCTTCGACAACAGCGCCACCGACCTCCTCGCCCTCGACGAAGCCCTCCACCGCCTCGCCGAACACGACCGCAATCAGGCTCGCCTGGTGGAAATGCGCTTCTTCGGCGGAATGACCAACGACGAATGTGCCGCCGTTCTCGGCGTCTCCCGTCGCTCTATCCAATATGAGTGGGCCCATGCTCGGGCATGGCTCCGCGGCCAATTGGAAGGTCGGTAAAAATGTCGGACCTGTGGCGACAGGCCAAGGATCATTTCTTCGCAGCCCTCGATCAGCCCGAGGCGACGCGGGAATCGTTCGTGCAGGCTCACTGCGCCGACCCTGCCGTCCGCGCGGAAGTGATGCGCCTGCTCCACCTTCACGCCCATTCAGGTGAGTTTCTCCAGACCCCGATCGGAACCGCCGCCGCAGCCCCAACCGCCGGTGACGTGCTCGTCGGCCGACAACTCGGCGAATTCAAAATCCTCCGCCGAATCGGCGCCGGCGGAATGGGCGTCGTCTACGAAGCCGAGCAGGAAAGGCCCCATCGCCGCGTCGCCGTCAAACTCCTGCGACCCGGATTCGCAACGCCCTCCACACTCCGCCGTCTCGAGTACGAAGCCGAAGTCCTCGCCCGTCTCCAGCATCCCGGCATCGCCCACGTCTACGCCGCCGGCACCTTCGACCTCGGCGACGGCGCCCAGCCGTGGTTTGCCATGCAGCTCGTCGAAGGCAAGCCGCTGCACGCATACGCCGGCGACCACCTGCAAACCATCCCACTTCAGCTTGAAGTATTGCTCGAGATTTGCGACGCCGTTCAGCACGCCCACCAGCGCGGTGTCGTCCATCGCGATTTGAAGCCGTCAAACATCCTCGTCTCCGACCAGCCCCGGATCGACGAAACCGCCGCCGCCGCCCGCGCCCATTGCCGACCGATCATTCTCGACTTCGGCGTCGCCCGCGTCATCGACGCCAATCTCCAAACCACCATGCAGACCGCCGTCGGCGAACTCGTCGGAACACTGGGATACATGAGCCCCGAGCAATTGAAGGGCGACCCCGCCGACATCGATGCCCGCTGTGATGTCTATGCCCTCGGCGTTCTCGGTTTCGAGTTGTTGTCCGGCAAGTTGCCCCACGACCGCAAGGGCAGCTCCGTCGGTGAATACATTCGCGCCATCGAGCAGGATGACCCCCAGCGCCTCGGCATCGTCAATCCGGCCCTGCGCGGCGACCTCGACACCATCTTCGCCCGCGCCCTCGAAAAAGACCCCGCCCGAAGATATCAATCCGCCGCCGAACTGGCCGCCGATCTCCGCCGGTTTCTGCGTCACGAACCGGTCCACGCCCGGCCGGCCACAAAATTCTACCAGCTTCGCAAGTTCGCCCGCCGAAATCGCGCCGTCGTCGCCGGTACCTTGACCACCGTCGCGGCCCTCGTCACCGGCATCGTCATGTACGGCCTGGAAGCCCGTCAGGCCCGCAGCGCCGCCGCCGCTTCTCAGTACGAAGCCGACAAGGCCCTCGCCATTAACAATTTCATCACCAACGACTTCCTCATGAAGCTCCTCGCCGCCGCCAACGCCGACAAGTCCGGCCACCCCCTGCCCGTCGCCGACCTCGTCGATCAGGCCTCCGCGCAGATCGCCGTCATGTTTGCCGACAAGCCCCTCGCCGAGGCCGCCGTCCGCAACGAAGTCGCCTCGATCTACTACAACCTCGGCAACTTCGCCAAGGCCGAAGACCAGTTCCGTCAGGCGCTAAACCTCTGGGAATCCAAACTCGGCCCCGATCACGCCGACACCCTCAAGGCCGTCAACAATCTCGGGCAAACCGTCGCTCAGCAGGGCCGCAGCGACGAGGCCGAAGTCCTCTACCGCCGCGCCCTCGATGGACGCCTGCGCCTGCTTGGCGAGGAGGACCACTACACCCTCACCTCAATGAACAATCTCGGAAACCTTCTCGGCTGGACCGGCCGCGCCGAAGAAGGCGAGGCCATGCTGCGACGCACCCTGGCCATTCAAACCCGCGTCCAAGGTCCGAACCACAAGCACACCATCATCATGACCGTGAACCTCGCCACCCAGCTCGCCGGCAGGAACAAGCCCGACGAGGCCGTGATCCTCTATCAAAAGGCCTACGACGCCAGCCGCGAAACCCTCGGCGCCGATCACGTCACCACCCTCATCACCGGCTCGCGCCTCGCCACCGGCCTTCGTGCCGTCGGCCGCCTCGATGAAGCTGAAAAACTTCAGGTAGGTATCGTCGCCGCCCTCGCCAGGACTCTGGGCAGCGCACACAAGGACGTCATCATCGCCCGCCACGTACTCGCCCGAATCTACAAGTCCATGGACCGGCCCGACGACGCCGGCGAGCAGTTCCGCCTCGCCCTCCAGGGCTGCGCCGAAAACCCCGACGTCTCAACCACACTCGCCGCCGACATCAAAAAAGAAATGAACACCCTCGCCGCATCGCCCCCTCCTCCCACCGCCGGCAATTCTCCCTAAGCTCCCATCCGCTTCATCGTGCCACCATCGCGCCCTGCTTCGCCCCTTTCAGGCGCGCACATGGAGCATCAAATTTATAATTGGAGATCAATCCAACCACGACCCGCAAGGCTGCGCGAAATGTCCCCCGCCCCGACATTCCCAACCTCAAGTCCCATGCCACAAGTCTCAGGCCCTTTTCCTCAAAAACCACCCAAGAACTCGCGACACTCTAACTCGCGCCCGCCACATGCGTTGGCACATTCCCCGCGAGGCTTGTGTCACCTTATGTCACCTTCGTCATTCACCAATAATCCGCACCTCATCACCGACCCGCACGCGCCCCGCCTTCACGATCCGCCCATTCACGCCGCCGCGGCAATCGGGTTTCAGCACATCCTTGAGCCCCGGCTCCAGCCGGTCCATCAGCTCGCACGGCCGTGTCTCATCATTCACTTTCAGTTCGATCTCCCCGATCCGAATCCGCTTCCCGATCAGCCCGCCCAGACCTTCGCTATCGATGAGAATGTTGGCCCGCCGCGTGTACCACGGCAGGTCCACTCCAAGCTCCGTGGTCGCCTGCTCCCACTGTTTGGAGGCGATCAAAGTCACCCCGCGATCCGGCCGCGAGGCAAGGTCCCCCTCCAATCCGCCGTTCTCAACGCCGGAAACTTCCGTCACCTCGCGCATCTTCCCCTTGTCCTGGTATCGAAGGGCAATGCCCAGGACAGCGCCGACCAGATCACTCTCCATGCGATGGCTCCATCAATATCAAACCGCACCGCGCCCGGCCGCCCCAGGCGATCCGGCAATGATATGCCCGACGCTGCCCGCCTTCGAGCGGCTACATCGATGGAACAAAAATGCTGGTGAGAAAGGCGGTAATGACATCGAGCGGCACCTGGAACATCGCCGTCACGACCGCGGAAATGATCTGTTGCAATGATGTGAATATCAGATCGAGCGTGAAATTCATGTGTTTTCTCCTGTTAGAACCGAATCGCCAGGCCCGAGCCCGCGAAAAGGTCATCCGCCTCTTCATTCAGGCCGACGCCGACGCGCACGTCAAATTGAAGATTGTCTGTAATCGGAAATGTAAATCCCCCGTTGACGGTATGGGCGCAGTCGCTGCCGCGATCGTTGGGATATATGCCGAAGTACTCGACAAACGAGCCCATCCAGTCCGTCCACGAATACCCCATCGAAACCGACGCCGCCGTCTGAAAGAATCGCCCCTTCTCGCCCGTCGGCACCGCGATATTCACGTTCCCCGACAACGACAGCCGATCCGTCAGCGCATAGGCCCACAGAAACTTCGCCCCCGGATCAACGTCGCCCGACGTCTTCGATCGCGTGCCGGTCGGAATGGAGACTTCACCAATCACGCCCATGTCAGGAATCCATCCGTCCTGCTCCCGAATGTGGTACTTGAATCCGATGCTCATGTCCGTCGCGCCGTCCTCGTGGCCCTTCACGTCCACGCGCCGCCCGGCATCATTGGTCTCGCGGAACATACTCTCCGTCAGCGACCCGCCCAGCCAGAACACGCGCAATTCCCAGTCCTTCGCCAGTCCCACACGCAGAAGCGACTCGGGAAACACATGGTCCCCGACCCGCACGCCGTCCTCGTCATCGTAAACGTAGGTGTAACCGAGTTCGACCTGCGCTCGGCCGCGCGGAACCGTCAGCGTCGACTCCGTGAAGTCCGGACGGTCCGTCACCATCGGCTCATCGATCGGGTCCGCTTCCAGCCCCAGGAAGTTGACCACCGGCTCATCCGCGGGCTGCGTCGTGGCATCCTCCGCCGAAGCGACCGAACCCAGCAGCATCGCAAACCCGGCAATCATCAACCGCAAGGAACCGCCGCGACGAGACTCAAGATTGCATTCGCCATAATGTTCCATATACACGAAGTTGTAGCTTATGGTACATTAAAGGACCCCGTCAAGGGTTTTTTTTTTTGACGCTTCGCCCCATCAATCCCCCGTCTTGTCCCCGTGTTGACAGCCCTTATAGTCCACCGCGAGCCAGACCCGATCGCGACACTTTTCCTGTTCAGGCGCGCCCCCGATGACCGACCAAACCGCCATCCCGACTTTGGACGACGCCCAGGAACGCACCGACCCCTATGCCCACACCCTCCTGGGAAAGTTCGATCGCCGCTTCCTCTCCAAGAAAATCGCCCGTCCGATCGTGGGCGTTGTTCTGCTCATCATCCTGATCGTCCCCAGCATCCAGTTCGTCCACACCATCCAGAAGATCGACGACAGCCCCTTTCGAACAGGCGGCATCCGACATCGAACCGCCCTCGGCCGCTGGCTCCCCAGCGCCGAAGCCCTCGCCGACTATCCGAAGGGCGACAACCCCTACGGCTACGGCCACTGGTTCCCCACGCCCCCGATGGTCCTCATCTGCCTGATCCCGCTCGCCAAGATAGGTTTCGTCGGCGCCGGCATCGTCTGGTCCATCCTCAAGTTGCTCGGCCTCTTCGGCTCGATCTGCCTTCTCTTGCGCGAGTACGACCGCCAGGCACGCCCCATCCCCACCGGCGTCCTCATCGTGGCCGCACTGTTCTCAATCCGCCCCATCATCTCCGACATCCAGCACGGCAACCTGAACATTTTCATGATGATCTGGCTGACCCTCGCATGGACGTACTACCTTCGCAAGGCGGATATCGCCGCCGGCCTCTTCCTCGCCGCCGCCATCGTCACCAAGATCACCCCCGCCCTCGCCCTCGTCTATTTCCTCTACAAGAAAAACTGGAAGCTCTGCGCCGCCGCGCTCGTCTGCCTTGCCGTCTTCGTCCTGCTCATCCCCGGCCTGATGCTCGGCTTCGAGAACAACACGGTCCTTCTGCGCACCTGGTTCGACATGCTGGTCCGCCCCTTCGCCATCGACGGCTACGCAACCCTCGAACTCCCCAACCAGTCCCTCTACGGCGTCATCCTCCGCCTGATGGACAACACCGACTTCATCGCCATCCAGCACATGCCCGCCGAAGAGATGATAAACGTCGGCATGGAAGAAATGGCCCGCCCGAAGTCGCGCGCCTGGCGGCTCCTTCGCACGGCCATATCGCTCGTCGTCGTCGCCGTCCTCGCATGGTCGTGTCGTCGAAAGCACTCCGATCGCTCCGACCCGATTCGTCTGCTCGAGTTCTCCGCCGTGCTGATCGCCATGCTGCTGCTTAGCGAGCGCACCTGGAAGCACCACGCCACGACGCTCCCGCTGGTCTATCTCGCCCTCTGGTACGCTGTCGCGTGTCTGCCATGGACCGACAAGTTTCGCGCCGCCCTCGTCGCCGGACTCGGGGCGCAACTCGTCCTGCTCTCACTCCTCGGAGAAGGATTCGTAGGTGACGACCTCGCCGACAAAATCCTCGACGGTGGCTTCTTCTGCTGGGGCCTTCTCCTCTGCCTCGTCCAGATCGTTATCATCCTCCGGCGCTTCCGCAATCCTCTGCAACCCACCGAACTATCGCCTTCACCACCTCCTAAGCCCGCCATATAGGACGAATCTCTCGCGCTTTGAATCGGGCCCGCCGCCTGCAAATCGTCACGATCCGCATTCAATTCGGATTGGCATTTCGTTACAATGGGTCATGGAAGTGAGAACGCCGCGCCGCCTCTCACCAACGCTTGAGCACTCAACAGGAGCCGGGGGAAATGGCTCGTTTCATCAAAGTCGCGCTCGCATGCTGCCTGCTCTTCGCCGCCGGCTGCGGTGCGTTTCAATTCTCCATCCCCGCCGGCGCCAACTTCGCCACCGCCGCCGGTCCGCCCCTGCCTCCCACCAGCAGCGACGTCAACGGCGGATTTCCCATCTACCCCCAATTTCCCTCAGCGCCGAATCCGGTCGCAACCTTCTTTCCCGTTCTCTTCGGTCCCAACTTCTAATCCCTACGTCGGCACAGGCCACGGCCGTCTCGCTTGACCCGCCTTCCGGGCGCGATACGCTATGGGCTGACCCGGCACCCACAGACTTCGCACGGAGGATTCACCATGACCGAGCGCGTACGAGAAATCCTGAGCTGGTATAAAAGCGACAATCCCGGCACCCTGACCAATATGGCCAGACTGCTCAACCACGGTCGCCTCGGCGGAACCGGCCGAATGGTGATCCTGCCCGTCGATCAGGGTTGGGAGCACGGCCCGGCGCGCAGCTTCGCCCCCAACGCCGAAGGTTACGACCCCCATTATCATTTCAAGATCGCCATCGAAGCCGGTCTCAGCGCCTATGCCGCGCCGCTCGGTTTCCTCGAAGCCGGCGCCGCCGACTTCGCCGGTGAAGTGCCGCTGATCCTCAAGGCAAACAATCACGACTCCCTCGCCGATGAAAAAGACTCCTGGCAGGCCCTCACCGCCTCGGTCAGGGATGCCGTTCGTCTCGGTTGTGTCGGCGTCGGCCTCACCATCTATCCCGGCTCGGCCCTGCGGCAGGAGATGTACGAGAACGTCCAGCACTACGCCGAAGAGGCCAAGGCGAACGGTCTCGTCGTCGTCATCTGGAGCTACCCCCGCGGCAGCAGCCTGAGCAAACAAGGCGAGACGGCCATCGACGTGGCCGGCTACGCGGCGCAGATCGCCTGCCAACTCGGCGCCCACATCGTCAAGGTTAAGTTGCCCACTGCCCACCTCGAACAGGACGCGGCCCGAAAAGTCTACGAGAAAGAGAAGATCGCCATCGGCACGCTCACCGAGCGCGTCAAGCACGTGACCCAGTGCTCTTTCGCCGGTCGCCGCATCGTCATCTTCAGTGGCGGCGCCAAGAACGACAACGACGCCGCGGTCTTCGACGAGTGCAAGGCGATCCGCGACGGCGGCGGCTTCGGCTCCATCATCGGCCGAAACACCTTCCAGCGCAAGCGAAACGACGCCCTCAAGTTCCTCGACGAGATCGTCAAGATCTACTCGAAGTAAGTCCGCAAAACCGCCGCAAGACGATCAGCAACAAGCCCAAACCCAAGCCCACGGATGCCAATCCGTGGGCTTTTCTTATTTCTGGGAAGTCAACTTGTCCGCCGCAAGCACGCGACCCACTTCCTCCGCGAGCATCGCATTACCCTCTTCCCGAAGGTGCCCGTCGCGCGGGAAATAGGGCTTCTCTCCGGCCGCAACGCGCTTCCTGAGGACCGGCAGCATGTCGATGCACTCGATCCCGTTCTTCCGGCACCAATCCGCCGTCATCGTGCAGAAGGTGTCCGCCGGCATGTCAACCGCATACGAAATGATCTTAATCACCCGATCGTGATAGACGTACTCCTTCGCCGGTATCGCCACGACAATCAGTCTCGCCCCGATTTGATTGGCACGATTGCGAAGCTCGACAATCGCCTTTTCACTTTGCCGCCGACCCTCGTCAATGGTGGGGCTGCGCGTGTCCTGCTCCGCATAGGCGGCGCCATCGAACCGGTAACTCTCGCCGTCGATGTCGCAATCCGCGCTGCCCCCCAGCGGCGGTTGCCGCCAATCATCCGGCAGGCGATACGCATTCTGTCGAACCGCGTTGTAGATGGCGTCGGACTGCGGATAATCGACCTGCCCTCCCAGCACCTGACGCTGGGCCCACCAAGCCTGAAAGCACGCCTCATCGAGCCAGTCATTCACGAACGTCGTAAAGATGACCACCTTCGGATTCAGCGGCGCGCCGTACGTCTCAAAAATGCGCAGGGCCTGTGAAGGTGAGCCGCCCGACAGGCCCATGTTCACCACATCCATCTTCAGCGAGTTTTCCAGCAGCTCCGTCCACGCCTTCTCCAGCGCGACCTTGTGTCCAAACGTAAAGCTGTCCCCCACCGCCACGGCAAAAACCTCGCCGTTAATGCCGTCATCGCGAAAGCATCCTCCGCCGGGCTCGATCCTGACGGCCTTATAGCCAAACGGCCGTCCAAGCTCATTGGTGTCGGAAACGCTCACGTCGCAGCGGAGCATCTTCCCGATGATCGGATGCGCGATCCACGCGCCCTTGATCTGCCACTCAGCGGTCAGCGGGGTGTAGCCCCGGCGAAATGCGTCCTCGCCGCCGTGGTGCCACAGCCACGCAGCCGCCAAGAGTGCGACCGTCGAAAGCGCGAAAAGCAGCAGCGCCATCTTCGCGTAGAGCGGCGCTCGTTGAGACTTACCGGATTGTGCGGTGTCGTCAGTTTGCAAGGATCGGCTCGGTTCGTGCCATATACTCCCGCCAGTCGCGCCACGGCCTGCCGCGATGATACACGGTGCACAGATTGCCGACCCGCTGCTGGCCCCCATAGTTCATACGAATCCACGCCTTCAGAGGCGCAAGTTCTCTGCCCTCGGCGTACTGGTGATCCGGATTCGGATCCTCCGCCAGCGAGAATCCCCCGGCGGGAACAAGCAGCTCCGGCTGGCCGTTCGACTGTTCACTCGGCGGCCCGACCCCCACGGGCGTCCAGTCGACAATCACATCCGGCGGATCGGCCTGAAGCCTGCGAATGATCTCCGGCATGGGCGGGTCGAGCAGGTAAATCCGGCCGCGAAAGATGTCAATCGCCTGGCACATCTCCAGCGGCGTCCGTCGATCGGCGTAGTAGCTGATCGTATGATCGGAAGGCCACAGCATGACCGACTGATCGCTCGTCGTCCGGGTCTCCAACACCTGGGTCATCTCCCGCGTGTATCGACTCATCACCGCATACGCCTTTCGGGCGTCGCTATTGGAGTCCGACAGGAACTTGAAATGCTCGTTGAGTTGCAGCGCGCCGACGACAAAGGCCACAAGCCCGACGGCCTTCGCAACGCGTACGGATGGCATCGGTCCGGCATCGCACAACCACGCGACGAGCACCGTCGCCGCCGGAAGCGACTGAAGCAGATAGTGACCGTAGCCGTTGGGGGCAAACACAAAGATGAGCGTGACCGACACCGCGTACGCCGCGATGAGGGCCGGTCCCGCCGGCGCTGCGGCGACCGAGCCCTCGGAATCACCCCGCGGCTTGCCACGGTTCAACACGATGGCAAGACACGCCGCCAGCGCAGGCCCGAAGATCGCCAGCCCGAACATCAGATGTCGGCCGACGTTGGCCCAGTGCTCGGGGTTGGCAAGCTGCGATCGCTCCGCCTCGACGCCGG
This genomic stretch from Planctomycetia bacterium harbors:
- a CDS encoding class I fructose-bisphosphate aldolase codes for the protein MTERVREILSWYKSDNPGTLTNMARLLNHGRLGGTGRMVILPVDQGWEHGPARSFAPNAEGYDPHYHFKIAIEAGLSAYAAPLGFLEAGAADFAGEVPLILKANNHDSLADEKDSWQALTASVRDAVRLGCVGVGLTIYPGSALRQEMYENVQHYAEEAKANGLVVVIWSYPRGSSLSKQGETAIDVAGYAAQIACQLGAHIVKVKLPTAHLEQDAARKVYEKEKIAIGTLTERVKHVTQCSFAGRRIVIFSGGAKNDNDAAVFDECKAIRDGGGFGSIIGRNTFQRKRNDALKFLDEIVKIYSK
- a CDS encoding DUF2029 domain-containing protein — encoded protein: MTDQTAIPTLDDAQERTDPYAHTLLGKFDRRFLSKKIARPIVGVVLLIILIVPSIQFVHTIQKIDDSPFRTGGIRHRTALGRWLPSAEALADYPKGDNPYGYGHWFPTPPMVLICLIPLAKIGFVGAGIVWSILKLLGLFGSICLLLREYDRQARPIPTGVLIVAALFSIRPIISDIQHGNLNIFMMIWLTLAWTYYLRKADIAAGLFLAAAIVTKITPALALVYFLYKKNWKLCAAALVCLAVFVLLIPGLMLGFENNTVLLRTWFDMLVRPFAIDGYATLELPNQSLYGVILRLMDNTDFIAIQHMPAEEMINVGMEEMARPKSRAWRLLRTAISLVVVAVLAWSCRRKHSDRSDPIRLLEFSAVLIAMLLLSERTWKHHATTLPLVYLALWYAVACLPWTDKFRAALVAGLGAQLVLLSLLGEGFVGDDLADKILDGGFFCWGLLLCLVQIVIILRRFRNPLQPTELSPSPPPKPAI